From Haloglomus litoreum, the proteins below share one genomic window:
- a CDS encoding HAD family hydrolase has protein sequence MERYDQLYRLYEEYDTETLRAYQEFVDLFPPVDSRVALDHWQNAREDLDERRDEIRAEFPQVGETFAALAAMATREQAFTALNLYTKYDRGVNVLVLDVDETLRSAGNTDNEIPRETLHLLTRFHDEGMPIVICTGQTLENVKGFLIQGLGNRMVHSGRLSIVYEAGTGVFTPGHGADTKQLLYEDLDPAIRDVFSRVRSRILPDATETIRRGCHLQGNEFNVTLKPNFETGSERADAVIDEGLVYLLDLLEESVAAVAGAGAGAGDGDDGPTAEGYGRAFYAAQDPEIRGVLESTGEQPDADLDVVPEAYETLFERIDVAYYEADAAEIGSLELNKVSGVEAALDVLGIEDPFSLVMGDSKSDLRVMEWAAEHGAGIAAAPGHASRDVLDHVLSTDELVFDRGDAAELLRMAYALRRLADLD, from the coding sequence ATGGAACGATACGACCAGCTGTACCGGCTGTACGAGGAGTACGACACCGAGACGCTCCGGGCCTACCAGGAGTTCGTCGACCTGTTCCCGCCGGTCGACTCCCGCGTGGCGCTCGACCACTGGCAGAACGCCCGCGAGGACCTCGACGAGCGCCGCGACGAGATCCGCGCGGAGTTCCCGCAGGTCGGCGAGACGTTCGCCGCGCTCGCCGCGATGGCGACCCGGGAGCAGGCGTTCACCGCGCTCAACCTCTACACGAAGTACGACCGCGGGGTGAACGTCCTGGTCCTCGACGTGGACGAGACCCTCCGGTCGGCGGGCAACACCGACAACGAGATCCCCCGCGAGACGCTCCACCTCCTGACCCGCTTCCACGACGAGGGGATGCCCATCGTCATCTGCACGGGCCAGACCCTCGAGAACGTCAAGGGCTTTCTCATCCAGGGCCTGGGCAACCGGATGGTCCACTCCGGTCGCCTGAGCATCGTCTACGAGGCCGGGACCGGCGTGTTCACGCCGGGACACGGCGCCGACACGAAGCAACTGCTGTACGAGGACCTCGACCCGGCCATCCGGGACGTGTTCAGTCGCGTCCGCTCCCGGATTCTCCCGGACGCCACCGAGACCATCCGCCGGGGCTGTCACCTGCAGGGCAACGAGTTCAACGTCACGCTCAAGCCGAACTTCGAGACGGGCAGCGAGCGCGCCGACGCGGTCATCGACGAGGGGCTGGTCTACCTGCTGGACCTGCTGGAGGAGAGCGTCGCGGCCGTGGCCGGGGCGGGTGCGGGCGCCGGGGACGGCGACGACGGCCCGACCGCCGAGGGGTACGGCCGGGCGTTCTACGCCGCGCAGGACCCGGAGATCCGGGGCGTCCTCGAGTCGACCGGCGAGCAGCCCGACGCCGACCTCGACGTGGTGCCCGAGGCGTACGAGACCCTCTTCGAGCGCATCGACGTGGCCTACTACGAGGCCGACGCCGCCGAGATCGGCTCGCTCGAACTCAACAAGGTGTCCGGCGTCGAGGCCGCGCTCGACGTGCTCGGCATCGAGGACCCGTTCTCGCTGGTGATGGGCGACTCGAAGAGCGACCTCCGGGTGATGGAGTGGGCCGCCGAGCACGGGGCCGGCATCGCCGCCGCCCCCGGCCACGCCTCACGGGACGTCCTCGACCACGTGCTGTCGACGGACGAACTCGTCTTCGACCGCGGCGACGCCGCGGAACTCCTGCGGATGGCCTACGCGCTCCGGCGGCTGGCGGACCTCGACTGA
- a CDS encoding helix-hairpin-helix domain-containing protein, with product MSESSTPLGSLFSTQRRLVDSTIETQRNLHRQGLDLTRRSTKALAGVVPDDEAPARVDDLFDDLESTQDDLFDGIQDALGGGIDRTEEAAADLEDDLETAAEEVGDAAADAAETTGDAAEEVAETTGDAAEDVAETTEDAAEDVRETMETAAEGVGDAVEASVDAIDGIGPTYAERLADAGIETVGDLADASAEAVAEAAEISQERASDLIERAQAQA from the coding sequence ATGAGCGAATCATCCACGCCGCTCGGGTCGCTGTTCAGCACCCAGCGACGGCTCGTCGACAGCACCATCGAGACACAGCGCAACCTCCACCGCCAGGGCCTCGACCTGACCCGGCGCTCCACGAAGGCACTCGCCGGCGTCGTCCCCGACGACGAGGCGCCGGCCCGCGTCGACGACCTGTTCGACGACCTCGAATCGACCCAGGACGACCTGTTCGACGGCATCCAGGACGCCCTCGGGGGCGGCATCGACCGCACCGAGGAGGCGGCCGCGGATCTGGAGGACGACCTCGAGACGGCCGCCGAGGAGGTCGGCGACGCGGCCGCCGACGCGGCGGAGACGACAGGGGACGCTGCCGAGGAGGTCGCCGAGACGACTGGTGACGCCGCGGAGGACGTGGCCGAGACGACCGAGGACGCCGCCGAGGACGTCCGGGAGACGATGGAGACGGCCGCCGAGGGTGTCGGCGACGCGGTCGAGGCCTCCGTCGACGCCATCGACGGTATCGGCCCGACGTACGCCGAGCGCCTGGCCGACGCCGGCATCGAGACGGTCGGCGACCTCGCGGACGCGAGCGCCGAGGCCGTCGCCGAGGCCGCCGAGATCAGCCAGGAGCGGGCGAGCGACCTCATCGAGCGGGCGCAGGCGCAGGCCTGA
- a CDS encoding class I adenylate-forming enzyme family protein has translation MNVAVRFQHRMAEQPEKTAVVGPGGAAVTYDDLDRQTRQVAAWLDAQGLGEGDRIAVYLPDTAAYLPTVLGVWRAGAVASPINTRFGVDELTYTLGDLEPAALLGSDAFGDDIDALHDEVDGLDPSNTLLVERGGAFVADDLPAADAAPEPARRLDGEPAVVMYTSGTTGRPKGVIQTHRNVGAQLDVNVTAFDMTRDDVSVASVPLFHVGGLYGGSLPVLLEGGTVVVQAAWDAAEWAELVETHGATFSGLIPTMMLDALNTEAARERDTSSLERVVYGGSPATEETLDTFQQVFDVGSLHNYYGQTENTGLSVTYDADTERRPGLLGRPVHAVEHRVVDVTADGLVDVGPGEEGELLLRGDIITPGYWDESLDADYFTDGWLHTDDVVREDEAGLLYYVDRADDMIISGGENVAPSEVENALQEHPAVEAVAVFGTPHERWGEAVTAAIVASDPDLTADDIEAWWEANAGLAGYKRPRRVEFVEEFPRTATQKVDKVTLKEQLEE, from the coding sequence ATGAACGTCGCTGTCAGATTCCAGCACCGGATGGCGGAGCAGCCCGAGAAGACGGCCGTCGTCGGTCCCGGCGGGGCGGCGGTGACCTACGACGACCTCGACCGACAGACCCGACAGGTGGCGGCGTGGCTCGACGCCCAGGGGCTCGGCGAGGGGGACCGCATCGCCGTGTACCTGCCCGACACCGCCGCCTACCTCCCGACCGTGCTGGGTGTCTGGCGGGCTGGCGCCGTCGCCAGCCCCATCAACACGCGGTTCGGCGTCGACGAACTGACCTACACGCTCGGGGACCTGGAGCCGGCGGCGCTGCTGGGCTCGGACGCGTTCGGGGACGACATCGACGCCCTCCACGACGAGGTCGACGGCCTCGACCCGTCGAACACCCTCCTCGTCGAGCGGGGCGGGGCCTTCGTGGCCGACGATCTCCCGGCGGCCGACGCGGCCCCGGAGCCGGCCCGCCGTCTCGACGGTGAGCCCGCGGTCGTGATGTACACCTCGGGGACCACCGGGCGCCCGAAGGGGGTGATCCAGACCCACCGGAACGTCGGGGCACAACTCGACGTGAACGTCACGGCGTTCGACATGACGCGCGACGACGTCTCGGTCGCCTCGGTCCCGCTCTTCCACGTCGGCGGCCTGTACGGCGGATCGCTACCGGTCCTGCTGGAGGGTGGGACCGTCGTCGTCCAGGCGGCCTGGGACGCCGCGGAGTGGGCCGAACTGGTCGAGACACACGGCGCGACGTTCAGCGGACTCATCCCGACGATGATGCTGGACGCCCTCAACACGGAGGCCGCCCGCGAGCGCGACACCTCGTCGCTGGAGCGGGTGGTGTACGGCGGGTCGCCGGCGACCGAGGAGACGCTCGACACGTTTCAGCAGGTCTTCGACGTCGGGTCGCTCCACAACTACTACGGCCAGACCGAGAACACCGGGCTCAGCGTCACGTACGACGCCGACACGGAGCGCCGGCCCGGCCTGCTCGGCCGGCCGGTCCACGCGGTCGAGCACCGGGTCGTCGACGTGACCGCCGACGGGCTGGTCGACGTGGGCCCGGGCGAGGAGGGCGAGCTGCTCCTCCGGGGGGACATCATCACGCCGGGCTACTGGGACGAGTCGCTGGACGCGGACTACTTCACGGACGGCTGGCTCCACACCGACGACGTCGTCCGCGAGGACGAGGCCGGCCTGCTCTACTACGTCGACCGGGCCGACGACATGATCATCTCCGGCGGCGAGAACGTCGCCCCGAGCGAGGTCGAGAACGCGCTCCAGGAGCACCCCGCCGTCGAGGCGGTCGCGGTGTTCGGCACGCCCCACGAGCGGTGGGGCGAAGCGGTCACGGCGGCCATCGTCGCCTCCGACCCGGACCTGACCGCCGACGATATCGAGGCGTGGTGGGAGGCCAACGCCGGGCTGGCGGGCTACAAGCGCCCCCGCCGGGTGGAGTTCGTCGAGGAGTTCCCGCGGACGGCGACCCAGAAGGTGGACAAGGTCACGCTGAAGGAACAGCTCGAGGAGTAG
- a CDS encoding crotonase/enoyl-CoA hydratase family protein produces the protein MGSTVQYETDGRVATLTLDRPERYNAIDDSMPGELREAVERADSDPDIHVIVLTGAGEAFCSGYDLKQYAEAPRPTTGSQEMPWDPMQDYRMMKSNTEDFMSLWRSYTPVIAKVNGPAVAGGSDIALCADLIVMAGDAPIGYPPARVWGCPTTMMWVYRLGPAEAKRMLFTGDLVDGSEAADMGLVYEAVPAADLDDRVDELAHRIAGVPRNQLMMQKLAINQAYENMGLETTQTFATLFDGMTRHTPEGVAFKERCEAVGFKQAVAERDRGELFD, from the coding sequence ATGGGTTCCACGGTCCAGTACGAGACGGACGGGCGGGTCGCGACGCTGACGCTCGACCGGCCGGAGCGGTACAACGCCATCGACGATTCGATGCCGGGCGAGCTGCGCGAGGCCGTCGAGCGGGCCGACAGCGACCCGGACATCCACGTCATCGTTCTCACGGGCGCCGGGGAGGCGTTCTGTTCGGGCTACGACCTGAAGCAGTACGCCGAGGCCCCGCGCCCGACCACGGGGAGCCAGGAGATGCCCTGGGACCCGATGCAGGACTACCGGATGATGAAGTCGAACACGGAGGACTTCATGAGCCTCTGGCGGAGCTACACGCCCGTCATCGCGAAGGTGAACGGGCCGGCGGTCGCCGGCGGGAGCGACATCGCGCTGTGTGCCGACCTCATCGTGATGGCCGGGGACGCCCCTATCGGCTACCCGCCGGCCCGGGTCTGGGGCTGCCCGACGACGATGATGTGGGTGTACCGGCTGGGGCCCGCGGAGGCGAAGCGGATGCTGTTCACCGGCGACCTCGTCGACGGGTCCGAGGCCGCCGACATGGGCCTGGTCTACGAGGCCGTCCCCGCCGCCGACCTGGACGACCGCGTCGACGAACTGGCCCACCGCATCGCCGGCGTCCCGCGGAACCAGCTGATGATGCAGAAACTCGCCATCAACCAGGCCTACGAGAACATGGGCCTCGAGACGACGCAGACCTTCGCGACTCTCTTCGACGGGATGACCCGCCACACCCCGGAGGGGGTCGCGTTCAAGGAGCGCTGCGAGGCGGTCGGGTTCAAGCAGGCCGTCGCCGAGCGCGACCGCGGGGAACTGTTCGACTGA
- a CDS encoding CPBP family intramembrane glutamic endopeptidase, with translation MNAASGVERVGWRTLGLFVVAFLLVFLAPSLLFSLGAGRLVEWSGGVVTPTLLNTWVGLLVVVGGVALWHGGLTLRDLGVERSKAVVGIGLTALVWGLFTLAQVLVGVLTGDLSLYSGWTGGEATRTLGTVLGYWLGNAPFEELAFRGFLLVQLYLLLDGDRWRSNPLARTGAAIVASSLVFTLLHVPAFLWGGVELWTLGAIFGYSVALALVYVRTENVVLAIGLHALANFPAPVFAVFERAPFGLDWSLVWLVPAAILVLAWPRLRGAGRRPRSGGVGVVEEQ, from the coding sequence ATGAACGCCGCATCCGGGGTCGAGCGTGTCGGCTGGCGAACGCTCGGGCTGTTCGTCGTGGCCTTCCTGCTGGTGTTCCTGGCCCCGAGCCTGCTGTTCTCGCTGGGTGCCGGCCGGCTCGTCGAGTGGTCGGGTGGCGTCGTCACGCCCACCCTGCTGAACACCTGGGTCGGCCTGCTGGTCGTCGTCGGTGGCGTCGCACTGTGGCACGGCGGGCTCACGCTGCGTGACCTCGGTGTCGAGCGGTCGAAGGCCGTCGTCGGGATCGGACTGACAGCGCTGGTCTGGGGGCTGTTCACCCTCGCGCAGGTCCTCGTCGGGGTGCTGACGGGTGACCTCTCGCTGTACTCGGGCTGGACCGGCGGCGAGGCGACCCGGACCCTCGGGACGGTACTCGGCTACTGGCTCGGCAACGCGCCGTTCGAGGAACTCGCGTTCCGGGGGTTCCTCCTCGTCCAGCTCTACCTGCTCCTCGACGGGGACCGGTGGCGGTCGAACCCGCTGGCCCGGACCGGGGCGGCCATCGTGGCGAGCAGTCTCGTGTTCACCCTCCTGCACGTCCCGGCGTTCCTCTGGGGCGGCGTCGAACTGTGGACGCTCGGTGCCATCTTCGGCTACTCCGTCGCCCTCGCGCTCGTGTACGTCCGGACGGAGAACGTCGTCCTCGCCATCGGCCTCCACGCGCTGGCGAACTTCCCCGCGCCGGTGTTCGCGGTGTTCGAGCGCGCCCCGTTCGGTCTCGACTGGTCGCTCGTCTGGCTCGTCCCGGCGGCGATACTCGTGCTCGCGTGGCCGCGGCTCCGGGGCGCTGGCCGACGGCCCCGGTCGGGGGGCGTGGGGGTGGTGGAGGAACAGTAG
- the ppk2 gene encoding polyphosphate kinase 2: MTDAHDHPDDWYGEDGVLKKKHYKRELRRLQEELVKLQHHVESAGLRVCVVFEGRDAAGKGGTIKRIVRRCNPRVVRTVALGTPTEREQGQWYFQRYVEQLPTAGELVLFDRSWYNRAGVERVMGFCSDAEYERFLETCPTFERLLVDSGTVLLKYWFSVSDAEQERRFQSRNEDPRKRWKLSPMDLAARERWADYSRAKDRMFEHTDTEHAPWHVVHADVKRHARLNCISHLLDQFDYPDELPEQHELPPRPDDPTYRPPIDEQRWIPARYGSNPEAVGDGGDG, encoded by the coding sequence GTGACCGACGCCCACGACCATCCCGACGACTGGTACGGCGAGGACGGGGTCCTGAAGAAGAAACACTACAAGCGCGAACTCCGCCGCCTGCAGGAGGAGCTGGTGAAGCTCCAGCACCACGTCGAGTCGGCGGGCCTCCGCGTCTGCGTGGTGTTCGAGGGGCGCGACGCGGCCGGGAAGGGCGGCACCATCAAGCGCATCGTCCGGCGGTGCAACCCCCGCGTGGTGCGGACCGTCGCGCTGGGGACGCCCACCGAGCGCGAGCAGGGGCAGTGGTACTTCCAGCGCTACGTCGAGCAGCTGCCGACCGCCGGCGAGCTGGTGCTGTTCGACCGGAGCTGGTACAACCGCGCCGGCGTCGAGCGCGTGATGGGATTCTGCTCGGACGCGGAGTACGAGCGGTTCCTCGAGACGTGCCCGACGTTCGAGCGGCTGCTCGTCGACTCCGGGACGGTCCTGCTGAAGTACTGGTTCTCGGTGAGCGACGCCGAGCAGGAGCGCCGGTTCCAGTCGCGCAACGAGGACCCGCGCAAGCGCTGGAAGCTGAGCCCGATGGACCTCGCCGCCCGGGAGCGGTGGGCGGACTACTCCCGCGCGAAGGACCGGATGTTCGAGCACACGGACACCGAACACGCGCCGTGGCACGTCGTCCACGCGGACGTGAAGCGCCACGCGCGGCTCAACTGCATCAGCCACCTGCTCGACCAGTTCGACTACCCCGACGAGTTGCCCGAGCAGCACGAGCTCCCGCCGCGCCCGGACGACCCGACGTACCGTCCGCCCATCGACGAGCAGCGGTGGATCCCGGCGCGCTACGGGTCGAACCCCGAGGCCGTGGGCGACGGCGGGGACGGCTGA
- a CDS encoding endonuclease/exonuclease/phosphatase family protein encodes MSDRTARLAVAALLTALWLTPFLRALNRVFVLNFSTAGPNATGLLTLTLVTGWTIPALARVADRRRAWHGSVALAVGGLLVSLAGGTLVSLAGAVVFLTAATPPLVALAGDLRERFAVAAAFGVLGHAALRGVLDTLPPYATRGGQVLLVALGLTAVAGWWLATRESTPTASDLAAPGAATATAFLFAQVTFLGVAPRVALWDGRPMLVVLGATPFGLLGGAALVTQRGVPDRRETAVWAVVFLLALASLLLLPGPGVAALPAATASVLLCARGCRTGATTPARAGLGTAGVQVVALALTFAVVAAMNWAFVPGLGPLVRDQQAELLLVLGALLTLAVLLRERPLAGTGDAVADGPGGADDGAAAADVAADRRALLAATGVGLLGVGGAAARRATPADGPEADTVDALTLNVHQWVDARGRYNLDAVRDLVAGTDAGLVGLQETAGGRLTAGGLDGVRWLARELGMHAAVGPPTRIASYGVALLSKWPVREERWVVLPSTDTATRVALAAVVESPLGDLPVVVAHLETEGAVRVGQAERVVELAGETGDPDRAVVLGDFNATPDERPYTVLTDAFVDPWAGVGSEGDTYSASDPRRRIDYAFVGRGWDHEPGAVVGSPSVSDHLGVSVRLRRPPE; translated from the coding sequence ATGTCGGACCGCACCGCCCGGCTGGCCGTCGCCGCCCTCCTGACGGCCCTCTGGCTCACCCCCTTCCTCCGGGCGCTCAACCGGGTGTTCGTCCTCAACTTCTCGACCGCCGGCCCGAACGCCACCGGGCTGCTCACGCTGACACTGGTCACGGGGTGGACCATCCCGGCGCTCGCACGCGTCGCGGACCGACGGCGCGCGTGGCACGGGTCGGTGGCGCTGGCCGTCGGCGGACTGCTGGTCTCGCTGGCCGGTGGGACGCTCGTCTCGCTCGCGGGCGCGGTGGTCTTCCTCACGGCCGCGACCCCGCCCCTCGTGGCGCTGGCCGGCGACCTGCGCGAGCGGTTCGCCGTCGCCGCGGCGTTCGGCGTGCTGGGCCACGCCGCGCTGCGTGGCGTGCTCGACACACTCCCGCCGTACGCGACGCGTGGCGGGCAGGTCCTGCTGGTCGCGCTCGGCCTCACCGCGGTCGCCGGGTGGTGGCTGGCGACCCGGGAGTCGACACCGACGGCGAGCGACCTGGCGGCCCCCGGCGCCGCGACGGCGACCGCGTTCCTGTTCGCGCAGGTGACGTTCCTCGGGGTCGCACCGCGCGTGGCGCTGTGGGACGGCCGACCCATGCTGGTCGTGCTGGGCGCGACGCCGTTCGGGTTACTGGGTGGTGCGGCGCTGGTGACCCAGCGCGGGGTCCCGGACCGCCGCGAGACGGCCGTGTGGGCCGTCGTCTTCCTCCTCGCGCTCGCCTCGCTCCTCCTGCTTCCGGGGCCGGGCGTCGCGGCGCTCCCGGCGGCCACCGCGAGCGTGCTCCTGTGTGCCCGCGGCTGTCGGACGGGAGCGACCACGCCCGCCCGCGCGGGCCTCGGGACGGCGGGCGTCCAGGTCGTGGCGCTGGCGCTGACGTTCGCCGTCGTGGCCGCGATGAACTGGGCGTTCGTCCCCGGCCTCGGCCCACTGGTCCGGGACCAGCAGGCCGAGTTGCTCCTCGTGCTGGGCGCGTTGCTGACGCTCGCGGTGCTCCTGCGGGAGCGGCCGCTGGCGGGCACCGGCGACGCGGTTGCGGACGGGCCTGGGGGTGCGGACGACGGCGCGGCGGCGGCGGACGTGGCCGCCGACCGCCGGGCGCTCCTCGCGGCGACCGGCGTCGGCCTGCTCGGCGTCGGCGGGGCCGCCGCCCGGCGCGCGACGCCCGCGGACGGACCCGAGGCCGATACCGTGGACGCCCTGACGCTCAACGTCCACCAGTGGGTCGACGCCCGGGGACGCTACAACCTCGACGCCGTGCGCGACCTCGTCGCCGGGACGGACGCCGGACTCGTCGGCCTGCAGGAGACGGCCGGCGGGCGGCTCACGGCCGGCGGCCTCGACGGCGTGCGCTGGCTGGCACGCGAACTCGGGATGCACGCGGCGGTCGGGCCGCCGACCCGCATCGCCAGCTACGGGGTCGCGCTCCTCTCGAAGTGGCCGGTCCGCGAGGAGCGCTGGGTGGTCCTCCCGTCGACGGACACCGCGACCCGGGTCGCGCTCGCGGCGGTCGTCGAGTCGCCGCTGGGGGACCTGCCGGTCGTGGTCGCACACCTGGAGACCGAGGGTGCGGTGCGTGTCGGGCAGGCCGAACGCGTGGTCGAGCTAGCCGGCGAGACGGGCGACCCCGACCGGGCGGTGGTGCTGGGTGACTTCAACGCGACGCCGGACGAACGGCCGTACACGGTGCTGACCGACGCCTTCGTGGACCCGTGGGCCGGCGTGGGGAGCGAGGGCGACACCTACAGCGCGAGCGACCCGCGGCGGCGCATCGACTACGCGTTCGTCGGCCGGGGCTGGGACCACGAGCCCGGCGCGGTGGTCGGGAGCCCGTCGGTCTCCGACCACCTCGGGGTCTCGGTCCGGCTCCGGCGCCCGCCGGAGTGA
- a CDS encoding DoxX family protein, which translates to MSDSDDDAGAPFGIGRVLFGLGMALQASEDFRDMEDTVEYAESAGVPMPELAAPFASGMMFVSGLMVALWKKPKLSTGAVTTFLAVVTVTMHDFWNADEDSRDGERLAFWGNLAMFGAAVALLREAWR; encoded by the coding sequence ATGTCCGACAGCGACGACGACGCGGGCGCACCGTTCGGCATCGGCCGGGTCCTGTTCGGCCTGGGGATGGCGCTGCAGGCCTCCGAGGACTTCCGGGACATGGAGGACACCGTCGAGTACGCCGAGTCCGCGGGCGTCCCGATGCCGGAACTCGCGGCGCCGTTCGCCTCCGGGATGATGTTCGTGAGCGGGCTCATGGTCGCGCTCTGGAAGAAGCCGAAGCTCTCGACGGGCGCGGTGACGACCTTCCTCGCCGTCGTCACGGTCACGATGCACGACTTCTGGAACGCCGACGAGGACAGCCGCGACGGCGAACGCCTCGCGTTCTGGGGCAACCTCGCGATGTTCGGCGCGGCGGTGGCGCTCCTCCGGGAAGCCTGGAGATGA
- a CDS encoding acyl-CoA synthetase, giving the protein MSYDDTYQAVVDLYDPEEGWDELVHVGDRDGLNLGEEALGRHGDSETTALRLRDFETGDVERYSFAELNARANRFANYLVEHTTRGARVAAMLPTRVELYAVVFGTLKAGRVYVPLSPVFGPDAAGHRLDDAGATVLVTDAAHRDRIGSSVPDCVERVLLVEGEPEATRAEPYATVAAHDDAFEAVETHPDDPFALSYTSGTTGQPKGVPLEHSGVPDLHAFIEYVVDLRPDDTYFVAASPAWSYGLVMGTIAPGLRGTAIGCYRGEFDGGMLMDTLARLEVDNAMVPPTALRQLANAGVEAEGIDLRVLLAAGESLDEDSVGWCRDVLGTEPQDSYGMTESGMTVCNFAFPDWEVKPGSMGRPLPGTEVALLDPDADERVPQGEVGEIAIRREAGDGGSYWGRPEASMATFTGPWLRTDDLARKDEDGYLWYVGRKDSVIVSAGHRIGPGEVEETLLKHDAVAEVAVVGVPDETRGELVKAFVATAGVDHSADLADDIRSFAREQLSKHEYPREIEFMDELPKTATGKIARSELEPS; this is encoded by the coding sequence ATGTCGTACGATGACACGTACCAGGCGGTGGTCGACCTGTACGACCCGGAGGAGGGGTGGGACGAACTGGTCCACGTCGGCGACCGCGACGGACTGAACCTCGGCGAGGAGGCGCTGGGGCGGCACGGCGACAGCGAGACGACGGCGCTCCGGTTGCGGGACTTCGAGACCGGCGACGTGGAGCGGTACTCGTTCGCGGAGCTGAACGCCCGCGCGAACCGGTTCGCCAACTACCTCGTCGAACACACCACGCGCGGCGCCCGGGTCGCGGCGATGCTGCCGACCAGGGTGGAGCTGTACGCGGTCGTGTTCGGGACCCTGAAGGCCGGTCGCGTCTACGTCCCACTCTCGCCGGTGTTCGGGCCGGACGCGGCCGGACACCGGCTGGACGACGCCGGCGCCACGGTGCTGGTCACCGACGCCGCTCACCGCGACCGGATCGGCTCGTCGGTCCCCGACTGCGTCGAGCGGGTGCTGCTGGTCGAGGGCGAACCCGAGGCGACGCGGGCCGAGCCGTACGCGACCGTCGCAGCCCACGACGACGCGTTCGAGGCCGTGGAGACCCACCCGGACGACCCGTTCGCGCTCAGCTACACCAGCGGAACCACCGGCCAGCCCAAGGGCGTCCCGCTGGAACACAGCGGCGTCCCCGACCTGCACGCGTTCATCGAGTACGTCGTCGACCTCCGGCCCGACGACACCTACTTCGTCGCGGCGTCGCCGGCGTGGTCGTACGGCCTGGTGATGGGGACCATCGCGCCCGGACTGCGAGGGACCGCCATCGGCTGTTACCGCGGCGAGTTCGACGGCGGGATGCTGATGGACACGCTCGCGCGGCTGGAGGTCGACAACGCGATGGTGCCGCCGACGGCGCTCCGGCAACTGGCGAACGCCGGTGTCGAGGCCGAGGGGATCGACCTCCGGGTCCTGCTCGCGGCGGGCGAGTCGCTCGACGAGGACAGCGTCGGGTGGTGTCGCGACGTGCTCGGGACCGAGCCACAGGACTCCTACGGCATGACCGAGTCCGGGATGACCGTCTGCAACTTCGCGTTCCCGGACTGGGAGGTCAAGCCCGGCAGCATGGGCCGCCCGCTCCCCGGAACCGAGGTCGCGCTGCTGGACCCCGATGCCGACGAGCGGGTCCCGCAGGGCGAGGTCGGCGAGATCGCCATCCGCCGCGAGGCGGGCGACGGCGGCTCCTACTGGGGCCGGCCGGAGGCCTCGATGGCGACGTTCACCGGCCCGTGGCTCCGCACGGACGACCTCGCGCGGAAGGACGAGGACGGCTACCTCTGGTACGTCGGGCGCAAGGACTCGGTCATCGTCTCCGCGGGCCACCGCATCGGCCCGGGCGAGGTGGAGGAGACGCTGCTGAAACACGACGCGGTCGCCGAGGTCGCCGTCGTCGGCGTCCCCGACGAGACCCGCGGCGAACTGGTCAAGGCGTTCGTCGCGACCGCCGGCGTCGACCACTCGGCGGACCTGGCCGACGACATCCGGTCGTTCGCCCGCGAGCAGCTCTCGAAGCACGAGTACCCCCGCGAGATCGAGTTCATGGACGAGCTCCCCAAGACCGCGACCGGAAAGATCGCCCGGAGCGAGCTGGAGCCGTCCTGA